GGATATGGGGTGGCAACGCAGGTTGCGCCGCCGGATCATCCCGAAATGACTCTCCTGTTCGAACGCAAGCTCGACAGAGGAGTCATTGGTCCGGAAACCATGGCGGCACTTGGCCGGCTGAGGCCGCATATCGCCCGCAGCCTCACCCTCGCAACAGGGCTGCAACGCCAGAAAGCAGATGCCATCACGCTCGGCCTCAACGCCATCGGTGCGCCGGCGGCGGTGCTCCAGGCAAGCGGACGCGTTCTTTCCACAAACAACCTGTTCGAGGCGACCAAAAAGTGTATTTCCACCCGCGCCCGCGACAGGATCTTGATCTTGGACGAGAGAATAAACCGGCTGCTCTACAAGGCGCTAGCCGGCGGCAGTGTCAGTTCCCTACCCCTGCCGACAAGCGAAGACAGGGTGTGCATCCTTCACGTCATACCGCTGCGCAAGGACGCGCTGGATTTATCCCCTAACGGCAGCGCCATCGTGCTGATATCGCAACCATCGGACACCGTTGCCGACGTCACGCCGCTTCTGAAGGGGTTATACGATCTCACCAAGGGCGAGGCCCGTGTCGCGCTGGAAATCCTGAAGGGTCTTTCACTTCCCTCCGTGGCAAAGCAACTTCAGATCTCGCACGAAACGGTTCGCAGCAACGCCAAGTCTATCTATGCAAAGACCGGCAGTACGGGCCAGACCGATCTCGTTCGCCGGCTTTCCGTTTTGACGCGCTACACCATCGGTGAGCAGGAAAGACCCCGAGACGGGACTGGCCATATGAAGGACCAGATCTGACCTTCTAACCCGACCAAAACAAAAAAACGCCCGGATTGCTCCGGGCGTTTTTTTACTGAACTTTGGCGTGGCTTCGTAAAGCCCCTGCCCTTGAGCAGACCTTATTCGGCCGGAGCCGGATCCGTCATGTCCTGCAGCATCTGTGTTGCAGAGCCTGCACCCGTACCCTTGCGGCGTTCCTCGAGAATGAGGTCGTCGCGCGAGGTGGCGATGCGGCGGATCTGCGTCATGGTGCCGCCGGTACCGGCCGGGATGAGGCGGCCGACGATGACGTTTTCCTTGAGGCCCTGCAGCGTATCCGTCTTGCCGGCGATCGCAGCTTCCGTGAGAACCTTGGTGGTTTCCTGGAACGATGCGGCCGAGATGAAGGACGGCGTCTGCAGCGATGCCTTGGTGATACCGAGAAGAACCGGATCGCCATAAGCGGGCTTCTTGCCTTCTTCGATCAGGCGGTCGTTGTTGTCGTCAAGCTCGATACGATCGACATTGTCGCCAACGATGTAGTGGCTGTCGCCCGCATCGGTGATCTCGACCTTCTGCAGCATCTGGCGAACGATCACCTCGATGTGCTTGTCGTTGATCACAACGCCCTGCAGTCGGTAGACTTCCTGGATTTCGTTCACGAGGTAGGAAGCCAAAGCCTCTACGCCCTTGATTGCCAGAATGTCGTGCGGTGCCGGATTGCCGTCGAGAATGTATTCGCCCTTCTCGATGTAGTCGCCTTCCTGAAGATGGAAGGGCTTGCCCTTCGGGATCAGGTATTCGACCGGCTCGACGCCATCTTCCGCAGGCTCGATCATCACGCGACGCTTGTTCTTGTAGTCGCGACCGAGGCGGATCGTACCATCGATCTCAGCGATGACAGCATGATCCTTCGGACGACGTGCTTCGAACAGTTCGGCAACGCGCGGCAGACCACCGGTGATGTCCTTGGTCTTGGCGCTTTCCAGCGGCGAACGTGCAAGCACGTCACCCTGGAAGACCTTCGAACCAGGCTCAACCGACAGGATCGCGTCCACGGAGAGGTGGAAGCGGGCTTCGCCACCGCGGCTAAGCTTTGCGACAGCGCCGGAAGCATCCTTGATGATGATCGCGGGCTTGAGGTCCGAACCGCGCGGCGTCGAACGCCAGTCAATGACCTGACGCTTGGTGATGCCGGTGGATTCGTCGGTGGCTTCCAGAACGGAAAGACCGTCGACGAGGTCCTCGAAGTGAACGGTACCTTCCACTTCCGTCATCATCGGACGGGTGTAGGGGTCCCACTCTGCAAGACGCTGGCCGCGTTTTACCTTGTCGCCGTCATCAACGAAGATCTTCGAACCATAAGCGACACGCTGCGAGGAACGTTCCACGCCGCGCTCATCGAGAATGGTGACCGACATGTTACGGCCCATTGCGATGAGAACGCCATCGGAGTTCCGCAGGATGTTGCGGTTCTTGATCTGGATCGTGCCTTCGTACGAAGCTTCCAGGAACGACTGGTCGACCACGTTTGCCGTACCGCCAAGGTGGAAGGTACGCATGGTGAGCTGCGTGCCCGGTTCACCGATCGACTGTGCGGCGATGACGCCAACGGCTTCGCCCATGTTGACCGGAGTACCGCGAGCAAGGTCACGACCGTAGCAGACGCCGCAAACGCCGACCTGCACTTCGCAGGTCAGTGCCGAGCGGATACGGACGGACTGGATGCCAGCCTTCTCGATGATTGCAACGTCGGCTTCGTCGATCAACGTTCTGGCCTTGACGATGTTTTCGCCAGTTACCGGATTGTCGATGTCATCAAGAGCCGTACGGCCGAGGATACGTGCGCCGAGCGAGGCAACGACCTGACCGGCATCAACGATGGCGGTCATGGTGAGGCCCTTGTCGGTGCCGCAATCCACGGAGTTGACGATGCAATCCTGTGCCACGTCGACGAGACGGCGGGTAAGGTAACCCGAGTTCGCCGTCTTCAAGGCGGTGTCTGCAAGACCCTTACGGGCACCGTGGGTCGAGTTGAAGTACTCGTTAACGGTCAGGCCTTCCTTGAAGTTCGAGATGATCGGCGTCTCGATGATTTCGCCCGAGGGCTTGGCCATCAGGCCGCGCATGCCGCCCAGCTGACGCATCTGGTTCGGTGAACCGCGGGCGCCCGAATGGCTCATCATGTAGATGGAGTTCATCGGCTTCTGGCGGCCCGTTTCCGGGTCGAATTCCACAGCCTTGATGCGCGCCATCATTTCTTCGGCGACCTTTTCGGTTGCCTTACCCCAGGCGTCGACAACCTTGTTGTACTTTTCGCCCTGGGTGATGAGACCGTCGTTATACTGCTGTTCGTATTCCTTCACCAAGGCTTCGGTGTCACCGACGATCTTAACCTTGCTGTCCGGAATGACCATGTCGTCCTTGCCGAACGAAATACCGGCGCGGCAAGCGTGAGCAAAGCCGAGCTGCATGATCCGGTCGCAGAAGATGACCGTGTCTTTCTGGCCGCAATGACGGTAGACCGTGTCGATCATCTTGGAGATGTTCTTCTTGGTCATTTCCTGGTTGCAGACGTCGAACGGCACGTTGACGTTCTTCGGCAGAAGTTCGCCGATCAGCATACGGCCAGGCGTCGTTTCATGGATTTTGGAAACCGGCTTGCCGTCAGCATCCACGGTCTTGAAACGACCACGGATCTTGGCATGCAGCGTCACGACCTTGTTTTCAAGCGCGTGATGCAATTCGCCAATGTCCGAGAAGGCCATGCCTTCGCCGGGCTCGTTCTGGTTCATGATCGACAGGTAATACAGGCCGAGAACCATGTCCTGCGAAGGAACGATGATCGGATGGCCGTTTGCCGGATGCAGGATGTTGTTGGTCGACATCATCAGCACGCGGGCTTCGAGCTGGGCTTCGAGCGACAGCGGCACGTGAACGGCCATCTGGTCGCCGTCGAAGTCGGCGTTGAAAGCCGTGCAGACGAGCGGATGCAGCTGAATGGCCTTGCCTTCAACCAGCATGGGTTCGAAGGCCTGGATACCCAGACGGTGAAGCGTCGGTGCGCGGTTCAGAAGGACCGGATGCTCGCGGATAACCTCGTCGAGGATATCCCAAACTTCAGGCTTTTCCTTTTCAACCAGCTTCTTGGCCTGCTTGACGGTCGAGGAGTAACCCTTGGCGTCGAGGCGGGCATAGATGAACGGCTTGAACAGCTCGAGCGCCATCTTCTTCGGCAGGCCGCACTGGTGCAGCTTCAGCTCCGGACCGGTCACGATGACCGAACGGCCTGAATAGTCGACGCGCTTGCCGAGAAGGTTCTGGCGGAAGCGGCCCTGCTTGCCCTTGAGCATGTCGGAAAGCGACTTCAGCGGACGCTTGTTCGCACCCGTGATGACGCGACCGCGACGGCCGTTATCGAACAGCGCATCGACGGATTCCTGCAACATACGCTTTTCGTTGCGGATGATGATACCAGGCGCGCGGAGCTCGATCAGGCGCTTCAGACGGTTGTTACGGTTGATGACGCGGCGATAGAGATCGTTGAGGTCGGACGTCGCGAAACGGCCACCATCCAGCGGAACCAGCGGACGAAGGTCCGGCGGAATAACCGGAACGACCTTCATGATCATCCATTCCGGACGATTGCCGGATTCCATGAAGTTCTCAACGATCTTGAGACGCTTCATGAACTTCTTCTGCTTGAGATCCGAGGTGGTCTCGGCAAGCTCGGCACGCAGGTCACCGGCGATCTTTTCGAGGTTCATCGAAGCCAGCATCTCGTAGATGGCTTCAGCGCCGATCATGGCGGTGAACTGGTCTTCGCCGAACTCGTCAACGGCGATCATGTACTCTTCCTCGGACAGAAGCTGGTTCTGCTTCATCGAGGTGAGGCCGGGTTCGGTGACGATGTAGTTCTCGAAATAGAGAACGCGTTCGACATCCTTCAGCGTCATGTCGAGCAAGGTCGAGATACGCGAGGGAAGCGACTTCAGGAACCAGATATGGGCAACGGGCGCTGCGAGCTCGATATGGCCCATGCGCTCACGGCGAACGCGCGACAGCGTAACTTCAACGCCGCACTTTTCACAGATGATGCCCTTGTACTTCATGCGCTTGTACTTGCCGCACAGGCATTCGTAGTCCTTGATAGGTCCGAAAATGCGCGCGCAGAAGAGACCATCGCGTTCCGGCTTGAACGTACGATAGTTGATGGTTTCCGGCTTCTTGATCTCGCCGTAGGACCACGACAGGATTTTTTCCGGCGAAGCGATCGAAATCCGGATGGAATCGAAATGCTGCGCAGGCACCTGAGGATTGAAAAGATTCATGACCTCTTGGTTCATGCCTTGTCTCCTTGAGAGGCTAGCTGCTGCCCCTGTTTGCATCTGGACCGGCTTCTTCCCGGGTCACCGTCCAGAGCTTTAAATACGGATTAACCGCACAATGCGGCGAAAGTGTCCCGCGGCAACCATTGGTCGCCGGGGAAACGGCAGGCGCCAAAACGGCGCCCGCCTCTCTCATCTTTATTCCGCTGCGTCGGGCAGCTGATCCTCGGGCTGGGTCTCGACCTTCGAGTTCTCCAGTTCGACCGAAAGACCGAGCGACCGCATTTCCTTGACGAGAACGTTGAAGCTCTCGGGGATACCGGCCTCAAAGGTATCGTCGCCACGGACGATCGCCTCGTAGACCTTGGTGCGGCCCGCCACGTCGTCCGACTTGACGGTGAGCATTTCCTGCAGCGTGTAAGCCGCGCCGTATGCTTCCAGAGCCCAGACTTCCATTTCCCCGAAGCGCTGTCCGCCGAACTGCGCCTTGCCGCCCAGCGGCTGCTGGGTAACGAGCGAGTAAGGACCGATCGAGCGAGCGTGGATCTTGTCGTCAACAAGGTGGTTCAGCTTGATCATGTACATGTAGCCGACGGTGACCTTGCGGTCGAACGGCTCGCCGGTACGACCGTCATAGAGAACGGACTGACCGGATTCATGCAGACCTGCCTTCTTCAGCATCGCGGCAACGTCGGGTTCATGCGCACCGTCGAAGACCGGGGTCGCGATGGAAACACCGCGCTTGGCTTCTTCGGCAAGCTTGACCAGCGATTCGTCGTCGAAGCGCTTTACCTCGTCATGCGATTCACTCGCATAGATTTCGGTAAGCTCCGTGCGAAGCTCGCTGATGTCCATCGTCTTGCGATACTCTTCGAGCATCTCGCCGATCTTCTTGCCCATACCTGCGCATGCCCATGCGAGGTGGGTTTCGAGGATTTGGCCGACGTTCATGCGCGAAGGCACGCCGAGCGGGTTCAAGCAGATGTCGACATGCGTGCCGTCTTCGAGGAACGGCATGTCCTCGACAGGAACGATACGCGAGACGACGCCCTTGTTACCGTGACGGCCGGCCATCTTGTCGCCCGGCTGGATCTTGCGCTTCACAGCGACGAAGACCTTGACCATCTTCATGACGCCAGGAGGCATTTCATCGCCGCGCTGGACCTTCTCGACCTTGTCCATGAAGCGCTGTTCAAGGCGCGACTTGGATTCGTCGTACTGGCCGCGAAGTGCTTCCAGTTCGGACTGGGCCTTCTCGTCTTCGACTGCAAACATCCACCACTGCGAGCGGGGATATTCGGAGACGACGGCGTTGGAAAGCTCGACGCCCTTCTTGAAGCCCTTCGGACCGGCGATGGAAACGTGACCACGCAGCATGTCGATCAGGCGGCCGTAGACGTTACGGTCGAGAATTGCCTGTTCGTCGTCGCGGTCCTTTGCCAGACGTTCGATCTCTTCGCGCTCGATTGCCATCGCGCGCTCATCCTTCTCCACACCGTGACGGTTGAAGACGCGGACTTCCACAACGGTACCAAACGTGCCCGGAGGCATGCGCATGGAGGTGTCGCGAACGTCGGAAGCCTTTTCACCGAAGATGGCGCGCAGAAGCTTTTCTTCCGGCGTCATCGGGCTTTCGCCCTTCGGCGTGATCTTGCCGACGAGGATATCGCCCGGCTGAACTTCCGCACCGATGTAAACGATACCGGCTTCGTCGAGGTTCTTCAGCGCTTCTTCCGAAACGTTCGGAATGTCGCGCGTGATTTCTTCCGGACCAAGCTTCGTGTCACGCGCCATCACTTCGAATTCTTCGATGTGGATGGAGGTGAACACGTCGTCGGAAACGATACGTTCCGACATCAGGATCGAGTCTTCGTAGTTGTAGCCGTTCCAGGGCATGAACGCGACGAGCGCGTTACGGCCGAGCGCCAGATCGCCGAGGTCGGTCGACGGACCATCAGCGATGATATCACCCTTGGAGATGATGTCACCGACAGCGACCAGCGGACGCTGGTTGACGCAGGTGTTCTGGTTCGAACGCTGGAACTTCTGCAGACGGTAGATATCGACGCCCGACTTGCCGGCATCGAGTTCTTCCGTAGCGCGGATAACGATACGGGTCGCATCCACCTGGTCGACGACACCGCCAC
This region of Agrobacterium tumefaciens genomic DNA includes:
- a CDS encoding helix-turn-helix transcriptional regulator; its protein translation is MIPAHDFGGGLDNISSADIIDDIYEAALFPDRWANVIAAIGQQLDFWGGALTWGKGEDEAWLYPPNFQELMQAFMKGGWNHRNDRLTRAVREGQFSFVHDFDIFTPDEWAGLPIVRDFLMPRGLGYGVATQVAPPDHPEMTLLFERKLDRGVIGPETMAALGRLRPHIARSLTLATGLQRQKADAITLGLNAIGAPAAVLQASGRVLSTNNLFEATKKCISTRARDRILILDERINRLLYKALAGGSVSSLPLPTSEDRVCILHVIPLRKDALDLSPNGSAIVLISQPSDTVADVTPLLKGLYDLTKGEARVALEILKGLSLPSVAKQLQISHETVRSNAKSIYAKTGSTGQTDLVRRLSVLTRYTIGEQERPRDGTGHMKDQI
- the rpoC gene encoding DNA-directed RNA polymerase subunit beta'; protein product: MNQEVMNLFNPQVPAQHFDSIRISIASPEKILSWSYGEIKKPETINYRTFKPERDGLFCARIFGPIKDYECLCGKYKRMKYKGIICEKCGVEVTLSRVRRERMGHIELAAPVAHIWFLKSLPSRISTLLDMTLKDVERVLYFENYIVTEPGLTSMKQNQLLSEEEYMIAVDEFGEDQFTAMIGAEAIYEMLASMNLEKIAGDLRAELAETTSDLKQKKFMKRLKIVENFMESGNRPEWMIMKVVPVIPPDLRPLVPLDGGRFATSDLNDLYRRVINRNNRLKRLIELRAPGIIIRNEKRMLQESVDALFDNGRRGRVITGANKRPLKSLSDMLKGKQGRFRQNLLGKRVDYSGRSVIVTGPELKLHQCGLPKKMALELFKPFIYARLDAKGYSSTVKQAKKLVEKEKPEVWDILDEVIREHPVLLNRAPTLHRLGIQAFEPMLVEGKAIQLHPLVCTAFNADFDGDQMAVHVPLSLEAQLEARVLMMSTNNILHPANGHPIIVPSQDMVLGLYYLSIMNQNEPGEGMAFSDIGELHHALENKVVTLHAKIRGRFKTVDADGKPVSKIHETTPGRMLIGELLPKNVNVPFDVCNQEMTKKNISKMIDTVYRHCGQKDTVIFCDRIMQLGFAHACRAGISFGKDDMVIPDSKVKIVGDTEALVKEYEQQYNDGLITQGEKYNKVVDAWGKATEKVAEEMMARIKAVEFDPETGRQKPMNSIYMMSHSGARGSPNQMRQLGGMRGLMAKPSGEIIETPIISNFKEGLTVNEYFNSTHGARKGLADTALKTANSGYLTRRLVDVAQDCIVNSVDCGTDKGLTMTAIVDAGQVVASLGARILGRTALDDIDNPVTGENIVKARTLIDEADVAIIEKAGIQSVRIRSALTCEVQVGVCGVCYGRDLARGTPVNMGEAVGVIAAQSIGEPGTQLTMRTFHLGGTANVVDQSFLEASYEGTIQIKNRNILRNSDGVLIAMGRNMSVTILDERGVERSSQRVAYGSKIFVDDGDKVKRGQRLAEWDPYTRPMMTEVEGTVHFEDLVDGLSVLEATDESTGITKRQVIDWRSTPRGSDLKPAIIIKDASGAVAKLSRGGEARFHLSVDAILSVEPGSKVFQGDVLARSPLESAKTKDITGGLPRVAELFEARRPKDHAVIAEIDGTIRLGRDYKNKRRVMIEPAEDGVEPVEYLIPKGKPFHLQEGDYIEKGEYILDGNPAPHDILAIKGVEALASYLVNEIQEVYRLQGVVINDKHIEVIVRQMLQKVEITDAGDSHYIVGDNVDRIELDDNNDRLIEEGKKPAYGDPVLLGITKASLQTPSFISAASFQETTKVLTEAAIAGKTDTLQGLKENVIVGRLIPAGTGGTMTQIRRIATSRDDLILEERRKGTGAGSATQMLQDMTDPAPAE